One bacterium genomic window carries:
- a CDS encoding holo-ACP synthase has translation MLGVGADLCDVRRLARELDEPQRGFVDAVFTPAELAACRGGPRAARRLAERFAAKEAVLKALAFADGRGAFWQDVEITRRGEGPAAVRLRGRLRELAARHAAGRIHLSLAAAGDHALAVAMIEARGDAAPRPDTNHTGD, from the coding sequence ATCCTCGGCGTCGGCGCGGATCTCTGCGACGTGCGCCGCCTGGCGCGGGAGTTGGACGAGCCGCAACGGGGCTTCGTCGACGCGGTGTTCACGCCGGCGGAACTCGCCGCCTGCCGCGGCGGTCCGCGCGCGGCGCGCCGCCTCGCCGAACGCTTCGCCGCCAAGGAGGCCGTCCTGAAGGCCCTGGCCTTCGCCGACGGCCGCGGCGCCTTCTGGCAGGATGTGGAGATCACGCGCCGCGGCGAGGGGCCGGCCGCGGTCCGGCTGCGGGGACGACTCCGGGAACTGGCCGCGCGGCACGCCGCCGGCCGCATCCACCTGAGCCTCGCCGCCGCCGGCGACCACGCGCTGGCAGTCGCCATGATCGAGGCGCGCGGGGACGCGGCGCCGCGACCGGACACCAACCACACAGGGGACTGA